TTGGAATGACTTTTTCAGGGGCGAGCAGACGTGTTCAACTTTAAGCACAACTTCATCACTTGGCTTGCCTTCACGAGGCGGGAATTGATTCGTCATTTCGCGTCCGACCATCTGCTTAATGATAAAATCGTTCGTTAATTTCTCGCCAGTTTCCTTATTCACAACCGGCCAAGTTCCGACATACTGACCATCGCGCATAATAGTAACCTCGTCAGAAATCTCTAATATTTCCTTCATTTTGTGCGAGATATAAATAAACGCGACTCCCTGCGCCCTTAAGCGATTAATAATCTTGAAGAGGTGATCAACTTCTCTGTCAGATAATGAGCTTGTAGGCTCGTCAAGGATTATAATTTTTGCTTTCATGTCGACGGCCCTGGCTATTTCCATCATTTGAAGTATTGCTGCGCTTTGATCTCCTGCAAGTGCTAAGGGGTCAACGTCAAGCTCTAAATCTTCAAATAGTGCCTTAGTCTTGTCGTACATTGCTTTATGATCAACTACGCCCATATGACCGGGGAATCTGCCGAGATAAACATTTTCCATTACTGACCTGAATCTAATCGGGTGTAATTCCTGATGTACCATTGCGATTCCTTTGTCCATTGCCTGACGTGCTGAATGAATGTCCGCTTTCTGACCGTCTAAATAAATTTCTCCGCCGTTAGGTTCGTAAATTCCGAATAGACATTTCATCAGGGTTGATTTTCCTGCGCCGTTTTCACCCATGAGAGCGTGAACAGTCCCCGCCCTTACGTTTAATTGAACGTTGTCGAGAGCTTTAACGCCGGGAAAAACTTTCGTGATATTCTTCATTTCGAGCAAAAACTCACTCACTTGTCATCACCTCTAGTAACTTTCTGATATGGGATCCAAATATATTTATTATCAGTAATTGGGTAGCCTATCGAGCTTAAATCTTTATTTGACGCAAGGGCAACAGCTAATTTAGCAGCTGCGAATCCCTGATTATCGGCATCGTTTAAGACAGTTCCGAGCAGTTCGCCTTTGTTCATTGCTTCAAGTGCTGAGGCGTTCGCGTCAACTCCTACTACAGGAATATATAACGCCGGGTCGCCTTTGTTGTAATTATTTGCTTTGAGGGCTTCGACTGCGCCTAATGCCATTTCGTCATTGTTTGCGATAATTGCCTCGATATTTTCTGCGCCGATTGACATTATGAAAGCGTTTGCTATGGTCATGGCCTGTAATTTGTCCCAGTTTGCTATGGCGTTAGCGAGTTCTACAGGTTCGATTCCAGCTGCTTTTATTGCCTCGATTGAATATTTTGAACGCAAGATCATATCTTGATGGCCGTTCTGACCGCGCAATAAAATAAATTGTAATTTCCCGTCTTTGTTCTTGTCTGCGTCGGGGTGTGATTTAAAGTATTCTGCGATTAACTGTCCTGACTGAGTGCCGGACTCTTCTGCTTTTGCGCCGATATAATATGCTTTATCGTAGGAATTTAACACGGATAATTCAGGCTCGCGATTAATAAACACTACCGGAATATTTGCGGCTTTAGCTTTATCGACGATTGTTTGTGATGTCATTCTATCGACGGGATTAACTATCAAGACATTTACGCCGTTTGCAATAAATTCATCAATCTGGGCATTTTGCGTGTTCTGGTCGTCTTGGCCGTCGGAGAAATTAATTATTGCGCCTTCTTTCTGTGATTGTTCGGCCATTGCGTTACGGAATCTAAGCATGAAGGCATCATTAAATCTGTAAATGCACGCGCCTATTTTTATTTCTTGTGCGTGAGAACATGAGACTACTGCAAGAATCAAGATAAATGCTAATACAAAACTTTTACGCAAGGAAAATCACCTCTTTCACTAATAAAGAAAATAACCCCCGCGCTAATTCAACGGGGGCTGAAAATTTCACATTTTATTTCATGAACTCTTTGTAATTGTCAACAGTTACAGGACGATAAGGAATCCAAATATATTTTCCGTCGGTGATCTTGTAGCCGATTGACTCTTCAGTTACGGGTTTGTCATCTGCTGCGACAACTGCGACTCTTACTGCTGCGAAGCCCTGATTATCTGCGTCATTAAGAACTGTGCCGAGAAGCTCGCCTTTGCTCATTGCTTCGAGTGCGGGTGCTGTTGCGTCAACGCCTACTACAGGAACATATTTTGCGGGGTCGCCCGTGTTGTAGCCTTCAGCTTTGAGAGCTTCAATTGCGCCGAGTGCCATATCATCATTATTTGCGAGAACTGCCTCGATATTTTCAACGCCGACTGCTGAAATAAAGCCCTTCATTTTGTCTGTTGCCTGAACTTTATCCCAGTTTGCTGTGTCATTGCCGAGCTCTACAACTGCAAATCCGCCGTCTTTAATTGCTTTGAGCGAATATTCTGTGCGGAGTGTAGCGTCCTGATGTCCCTGTTCGCCGCGAATCATAATGTACTGGATTTTGCCGTCTTTGTTCTTGTCTGCTTCGGGATGTGCTTTGAAGTAGTCTACGATGATTTGACCTGACTGAGTGCCGGACTCTTCTGCTTTTGCGCCGACGTACCAAATTTTATCATAAGCCTTCATAACTTCTTCGTAAGGTTCGCGGTTTACGAATACGATCGGTAGTCCTTCTGCTTTTGCTTTCTCCATGAGGGGCTGAGCTGCTGTTCTGTCAACGGGATTGACGATTAAAGCATTTGCGCCTTTGGAAATATACGCGTCGACCTGGTCATTTTGTGTGGGCTGCCTGTTCTGTGAGTCAACGATTTCGAGCTCTCCGCCCTGACGATCCATTTCTGCGCGCATTGCATTTCTTACGCCGGTCATGAAAGTATCATCAAATTTGTAGATACAAGCTCCGACAAGTGCGTCTGTGGCTGCATATGCTGATACTGCAAAAACTGCGAGACAAAGTGCTGCTAAAATTACAACTTTTTTCACGATAAAAGCCTCCTGATAAAAATTTTTATTTCCAACGCAATTTAATGCGCGGGATTCCATAATTTGAATATTGTAGATAATCTTGTGATTTGATGAATATATTATAATGAAGTCCGCAAAAATTATACAGTAAATCTCGCAAAAATTTTTTGTGTGAGTCAGACTTGGCAGTTATCGTGTCAGCAAAAATTTCTTTCACGCCCATTCAAGCAGCTAATAAAATTATGTAAATATCACGTGAATATATTATTACGAATCTGCTAAAATCTTAATCAGCTTATGAAAAAATTTGTTTAACGGAGGACGCATAAATATTATGGCAAAATTTAAGTGCCTCGAATGCAAGAAAGAATTTGAACTTGACTCATCATCAACCAGCAGACGCTGCCCAGAATGTATGAGCCGTTATCTTGAGCTTGTTTCAGGAGAAATACAGCGCGGCAAATCCTGGAGCGCAAAAAGTTATTCAGCCCGCTAAAATATCATGCCTGCAGATAATAATTTACTCACAGATTTTCAGGGACTCGCAGAAGAGACCGCAACGCCTTTTGCCGATAACTCACAGTCCGAACAAGCCGCGAAAAATGTTCCGGGCTATCTCGCGCTAAAATTCACGTTTGCACCCAGCCGCGGGGATATGGGCGGAGCTTTCTGCACTATTTTTGACGGTCAGACAGGGAAAACAGTTTTTCAAGTCTTCTGGCTCGCAAGACCCTACGCAAGCAATGTTTTAATCGAACCCGCAAAAGATTGGCGCAGCTTTGTCAAGAAATTCACGCAGTTAGGGCCGCTCGACAAGGACTGGGGCGCAAAATTACAGGAACAGCTCAAAGAGTTACTACCAGCAGCAGAAAAACGCAAATTATTCGAGAATTATACAAAAGTTAAATTGCGTCAAGTTGAAAGTATTTTGCGAAGGAGCTTCGAGACCGCCTCACAATGTGTATTCAGTGCCTCAATTGATGCAGAACCCATAACAAGAGCAGATCTCGAACGCGCAAAAGTGTTAAAGCCTTTAGGGCCGAGTCCTGACGAAATAGCAAGACAGAAACGGGAAGAAGAAAATAAAGCTCAGGAAGCCTACGACGAAGCAAATAAATCTACTAAGAAAGACGGCGAATTTGAAGGAACGCTAATAAAATGTTCGGCAGTAGTAGATCCGGTCAAGGGCAAGCCTTCATCTGAAATAGTGCCGGGAGATATTATAGAAGTAGTAATTGAAGGCGACGGAGCAAGCGGACTCGTTCGCAAATTTCTTGAAGAAAACGACATGAAACCTTTATTTCCGGTCGAGGAAGTCAAGCGCACAGAGGGCAAATCTTTAATTTATGTGCGTATCAATGACGAGATTCGCGGATTCATCAACATAACTAAAGATATTCGCATGAAGACAAAAGAAGATCCCCGGCAAAATGTCAGTCAGGAACGGGCGACTCATATGCTTGAAGATATATTTTTCTTCGGGATTCTGGGTGTTGCGTTAATTGGCCTGCTGCTTGTAATTCGTTATTTCTTCTTGTGATAAATAAACCCTCCCGATTGAGTGAGTCAGGAGGGGAAAAATTTTTTATTTGCTCTCGTGATATTCTTTCTCTGTGTTGACGTTCCAAATGTTGGACTTGTCATTATTGCCGGATAAAATATTTCTCACCGCCTCGAACGCCGTACACATTGAGTGATCTATATTATTATATCTGTGCTGGCCGTTGCGCCCGATACAGTAAAGATTTTGAATCGAGTCTAAATATTTTCTCAGCTCGTCAATATGCTCATACGTGTCAAAATATGCGGGATAGGCCTTCTTTATGCGTTCAACGTGCGAGTCGATTACGTCAGAACGAGATTTAATCATGCCGATTTTGATAATTTCGTCAGCAGCGAGTCTCGTAAAATCTTCGTCATTCATTGTCCAGTAAGAGTCACCTTCTGAGCAGAAATATTCAAGCCCAAGCCACACAGTATTATTTAAATCTTTGACCATGTACGGCGACCAGTTGTTAAATATTACGATTCGTCCGACTTTGACCTCTCTATCTTGAATATAAATCCATTCGTCAGGGATAATATTTCCGAAAGTTTTTGCGTTTGTGTCGTTGTGAAGCTCGAAATTTTTTACAAGCATTCCGGCAATCTTATAATCTCTGTAGGGGAGTCCTGACGCGATGAAATTAATTCGTTCCGGGACATCATTTAAGCCCGCAACTAAATCTTTTATCGGCATTGAAGAAATTACTATATCGCATGACTCTGTGAGTTCTTGATTATCTTTCTCGTAAATAACTGACTCGATTAGATTTCCGGATTTATTGAAACCTTTTGCGCGCGCACCTGTAATAATTTTTCCGCCCATTTTCATAATTTCGTCTGCTGTGATTTCCCAGATTTGACCGGCTCCGAGCTTTGGATATGAGAACTCTTCAATTAATGATGTCTCTACTTTGCGATTTTTGCTGTGAAAGATTTTCCCGAAAATGTCGCGTAAAATTGCAATTATTGACAGACCTTTGACTCGTTGTGCGCCCCAGTCAGGTGAAATATTTGACGGATGACGGCCCCATAAATTTTCGGTGTAGTACTCGAAGAACATCGAATATAATTTTTTGCCGAAACGGTTTATATAGAAGTCTTCAAGTGATTTTTCCCTGCGCTTGAAAATTGCACTCTTCATATAACTTAAACCGGCTGCTATTGTCGTGAAGAATCCCATATTTTTTATTGTGCTGAACTTTAGCGATATAGGGTAATCAAAAAATTTGCGCTTGAAGAATATTCGCGTGAGTCTGTTGCGCCTTAACATGACTCTATCGACTTTTTCAGGGTCAGGGCCGCCGGGGGTGAGTCTTGATGTCTGGCCTAAAGTTTTATAATCAAATGGGAGTGCGCCTTGATTTGGCATTACGTGTTCCCACCATGAATTAACCTCCGGAACCTTCGAGAAAAATCTATGCGGGCCAGTGTCCATTAAATTCCCGTTGTGATTGACAGTTTTTGAGATGCCGCCCATGTAAGAGCTTTCTTCAAGTATTGTTACATCGTAAGAGTCTCCGGCCTTGCGTAAAATTTCATAGCCTGCTGTAAGACCTGCCGGGCCTGCTCCGATTATGATAACTTTTTTGCGCGTCATGAAAAATTTTAATCCTCCGAACTTGATAATTTATTGAGTTAACGCATTTAATTTATTAATTTCAGCTATGTGCACTACTAATCATTTACTCACCAGCAGCGCGAACAGACAAAAATTTTTATAGAGATTCAAGTTTATTTGCTATATTATAACGAAGCTGAATCAATAAAATCAACGGCGTTACAATTATGAGCCAATGCCAGATTATAAGGCTTCAAATTTCTAATTACACAAAATTTTGGACAAACCCGAAAAATTCCGCTCACTGATAATCAGAAGTCTCCCGCTTAAGATTTGTCATAGAGCGAGTAAACAGCAAAATTTTATAATTACATTTTCTTTGATATGTGGATTATATATTTTACAATGTCATGCATAAAAATTTATTTTCCGAAAGTGTTTTACATAATTAATCGCATTGATTAAAAATTTTGTGTCAATAAATTATTTTTTCTCTGTGAGTCTTTGCCATTAAAGCAGAAAATTAATATTTTTGTATTGGTAAAAGTATTAGTAAAATATTTCTCGTATGCAATATAATTTTGTGAAGTGAAAAATTTTAGTATGCACACATTATATCAAACTTTTTGTCAACGGGAACAGCTTATAAATATTTCTCTGATATAATAGCGTAAAATTATTTATTCAGGAGTATTTATTATATGAGATTCAAGCGTTTATTATTAATCACAAGTTTTTTGCTGCTAATCACATCGACAGCTTATGCAAAAATTGTAATCACTTGCAGCTCTTTCCCAGTGTTTGACTTTGCAAGAAATATCGCCGGAAATGATGCAGAAATAAAATTATTATTGCGTCCCGGAATGGAACCTCACGAATTTGAGCCTTCCCCTATGGACATTGTAACTCTTAATGACTCCGACGTTTTCATTTATACAGGGCCGGAGCTTGAACACTGGGCAGAAAAAATTTCTCACTCACTAGAGAATACACGCATAATAAACGCTTCTGAAAATATAGAACTCGTCAATAATGACCCTCATATTTGGATGGACATGCAAATGGCTTCTCACATGGCCGCAAATATTTTAACCGGTTTGATAATGGCTGACTCGCAAAATTCAGAGTCTTATATGGACAACGCACAAAAATTTTTGCACGAACTTGCAGAACTTGACGGAGATTTTATGAGCCTTCCACGAAATAAAACGCTCGTTTTTGCGGGAGAATTTGCAGCAAATTATTTTATCGCCCGTTACGGATTTAAATATATCTCAGCTTACGACGGCGAGAACGAACCAGGAATCAAGCGCATTACAGAAATAATTGATTTCATTCGTGAGAACGGGACAAAATATATTCTTGCTGACGATTTCGGAGGCTCACAAATAACGCGCTCAATAGCAAACGAGACCGGCACGCAAATTTTGACATTCAGCACGGCTCATGCTTCATCAGAAAATGACTCGTTCATAGCGATAATGAGACAAAATCTTGAATCACTCCGGCTCGCATTAAATGACTGAAAGAATCAAGCTCGACAACGTAATAATCAAATACGGCGACAATACAGCGATAAATAATATCTCGTTGAAGGCTGACTCAGGCGAATTTATATTTATCACGGGCGCAAACGGTTCGGGAAAAAGTACACTGACTCGCGCTATTGCAGGATTGATAAAATTAGATTCCGGAAAAATTGAGACTCTCGGCAAAATTTCATACGTCCCGCAAATAGAAGAAGCTGATAGAGATTTCCCCGCGTGCGTGAAAGAAATAGTCATAACCGGCACACAAAGACCGGGAAAAATTTTTTATTCGCGCAGAGATAGGGAGCTTGCAAAAATTTCTATGCAGGAATTATTTATTTCTGACTTGGCCGAACGTGAAATAAAGACTCTTTCGGGCGGGCAGTTGAGGCGGGTATTTCTTGCGCGTGCTTTGTGCGGTGAACCTGATATTTTGCTGCTTGATGAACCTTGCGCGGGCTTGGATGCTGACTCACACGAGATTTTATTTTCACTCCTGCGCAAAAAAATTTCTGAAGGCTGTACAATTTTAATGGTAACTCATGATGACTCAGATTTGGCCGGTATTACTAACGCAAGAGTCATAAAACTTTCACACGGGAGAATTATATAAATGAGCGAAATAATTAATTTATTGCATTACTCATTTGTACAGCGTGCATTAATTGCGGGCTCGTTAATTTCTGTCTGTGCGTCTGTTCTGGGAGTTATTCTAGTTTTGAAGCATTATTCACTCATTGGGCACGGATTGTCGGAAATTGGTTTTGCGTCATTGTCGATTGCTGCTGCACTGGAAATTTCTGCGATTTACATAACTGCACCGTCTGTGATAATTGCTGCGTTCGTTATTATGTTTGTGAGCGAAAAATTTAAGACTGCCGGAGATATTGCGATTGCTGTAGCCTCGTCTGCTGCTCTTGCGATGGGGGTAATAATTTCGTCGTTGTCCGGGTCAGCGTCTAACATGTCATCATATTTATTTGGGAGCGTGTTAGCTTTGAGTGAGAGTGATTTAATTTTCGCTGTAATTCTTGCTGTGATAGTAATTTTTTCGTTCATAATATTTTATAACCGCTTATTCCTGATTACATATAATGAAGA
The Synergistaceae bacterium genome window above contains:
- a CDS encoding ATP-binding cassette domain-containing protein — its product is MTERIKLDNVIIKYGDNTAINNISLKADSGEFIFITGANGSGKSTLTRAIAGLIKLDSGKIETLGKISYVPQIEEADRDFPACVKEIVITGTQRPGKIFYSRRDRELAKISMQELFISDLAEREIKTLSGGQLRRVFLARALCGEPDILLLDEPCAGLDADSHEILFSLLRKKISEGCTILMVTHDDSDLAGITNARVIKLSHGRII
- a CDS encoding hydrogenase expression protein HypA/HybF translates to MAKFKCLECKKEFELDSSSTSRRCPECMSRYLELVSGEIQRGKSWSAKSYSAR
- a CDS encoding galactose ABC transporter substrate-binding protein, whose protein sequence is MESRALNCVGNKNFYQEAFIVKKVVILAALCLAVFAVSAYAATDALVGACIYKFDDTFMTGVRNAMRAEMDRQGGELEIVDSQNRQPTQNDQVDAYISKGANALIVNPVDRTAAQPLMEKAKAEGLPIVFVNREPYEEVMKAYDKIWYVGAKAEESGTQSGQIIVDYFKAHPEADKNKDGKIQYIMIRGEQGHQDATLRTEYSLKAIKDGGFAVVELGNDTANWDKVQATDKMKGFISAVGVENIEAVLANNDDMALGAIEALKAEGYNTGDPAKYVPVVGVDATAPALEAMSKGELLGTVLNDADNQGFAAVRVAVVAADDKPVTEESIGYKITDGKYIWIPYRPVTVDNYKEFMK
- a CDS encoding metal ABC transporter permease, giving the protein MSEIINLLHYSFVQRALIAGSLISVCASVLGVILVLKHYSLIGHGLSEIGFASLSIAAALEISAIYITAPSVIIAAFVIMFVSEKFKTAGDIAIAVASSAALAMGVIISSLSGSASNMSSYLFGSVLALSESDLIFAVILAVIVIFSFIIFYNRLFLITYNEDYARSLGINITFYQALISILTALIVVTGMRIMGTLLISGVIILPAVSAKSLASGFKSLVIISAIISFTAFIAGLILSFVMNLPAGAGVILTNTIILILVKACVKK
- a CDS encoding NAD(P)/FAD-dependent oxidoreductase; amino-acid sequence: MTRKKVIIIGAGPAGLTAGYEILRKAGDSYDVTILEESSYMGGISKTVNHNGNLMDTGPHRFFSKVPEVNSWWEHVMPNQGALPFDYKTLGQTSRLTPGGPDPEKVDRVMLRRNRLTRIFFKRKFFDYPISLKFSTIKNMGFFTTIAAGLSYMKSAIFKRREKSLEDFYINRFGKKLYSMFFEYYTENLWGRHPSNISPDWGAQRVKGLSIIAILRDIFGKIFHSKNRKVETSLIEEFSYPKLGAGQIWEITADEIMKMGGKIITGARAKGFNKSGNLIESVIYEKDNQELTESCDIVISSMPIKDLVAGLNDVPERINFIASGLPYRDYKIAGMLVKNFELHNDTNAKTFGNIIPDEWIYIQDREVKVGRIVIFNNWSPYMVKDLNNTVWLGLEYFCSEGDSYWTMNDEDFTRLAADEIIKIGMIKSRSDVIDSHVERIKKAYPAYFDTYEHIDELRKYLDSIQNLYCIGRNGQHRYNNIDHSMCTAFEAVRNILSGNNDKSNIWNVNTEKEYHESK
- a CDS encoding galactose ABC transporter substrate-binding protein, which encodes MRKSFVLAFILILAVVSCSHAQEIKIGACIYRFNDAFMLRFRNAMAEQSQKEGAIINFSDGQDDQNTQNAQIDEFIANGVNVLIVNPVDRMTSQTIVDKAKAANIPVVFINREPELSVLNSYDKAYYIGAKAEESGTQSGQLIAEYFKSHPDADKNKDGKLQFILLRGQNGHQDMILRSKYSIEAIKAAGIEPVELANAIANWDKLQAMTIANAFIMSIGAENIEAIIANNDEMALGAVEALKANNYNKGDPALYIPVVGVDANASALEAMNKGELLGTVLNDADNQGFAAAKLAVALASNKDLSSIGYPITDNKYIWIPYQKVTRGDDK
- a CDS encoding sugar ABC transporter ATP-binding protein, producing the protein MSEFLLEMKNITKVFPGVKALDNVQLNVRAGTVHALMGENGAGKSTLMKCLFGIYEPNGGEIYLDGQKADIHSARQAMDKGIAMVHQELHPIRFRSVMENVYLGRFPGHMGVVDHKAMYDKTKALFEDLELDVDPLALAGDQSAAILQMMEIARAVDMKAKIIILDEPTSSLSDREVDHLFKIINRLRAQGVAFIYISHKMKEILEISDEVTIMRDGQYVGTWPVVNKETGEKLTNDFIIKQMVGREMTNQFPPREGKPSDEVVLKVEHVCSPLKKSFQDVSFELHKQEILGIGGLVGAQRTEFVEALFGLRSIASGEIFLNGAKYTSKNPGFAKSRGLALLTEERRATGIFGILPILENTVIANQRKYANLGILNDHKRRVEADRECKKLNVKTPSLETLIQNLSGGNQQKVLIARWLLTNSDILILDEPTRGIDVGAKYEIYNIMLEQIAQGRSIIMISSEMPELMGMSDRIMVMCEGRVTGFLNKGEYSQEKIMALATQFAGRKENTAA
- a CDS encoding zinc ABC transporter substrate-binding protein yields the protein MRFKRLLLITSFLLLITSTAYAKIVITCSSFPVFDFARNIAGNDAEIKLLLRPGMEPHEFEPSPMDIVTLNDSDVFIYTGPELEHWAEKISHSLENTRIINASENIELVNNDPHIWMDMQMASHMAANILTGLIMADSQNSESYMDNAQKFLHELAELDGDFMSLPRNKTLVFAGEFAANYFIARYGFKYISAYDGENEPGIKRITEIIDFIRENGTKYILADDFGGSQITRSIANETGTQILTFSTAHASSENDSFIAIMRQNLESLRLALND